The Nonlabens spongiae genome contains a region encoding:
- a CDS encoding type 1 glutamine amidotransferase domain-containing protein, with amino-acid sequence MKKKVAILATNGFEEVELTSPKKALEDAGAEVHIVSPEAVSIKAWDKDKWGDTYKVDKQVSEVSASDYNSLMLPGGVMNPDQLRMNNDAISFIRDFFKQGKPVSAICHGIQPLIDAEVLKGRKLTSYPSLKKDVMNAGGNWVDEEVVVDQGFTTSRTPDDLDAFNAKLVEEVKEGKHDEQHA; translated from the coding sequence ATGAAAAAGAAAGTAGCCATATTAGCAACAAATGGATTTGAAGAAGTAGAATTAACAAGCCCTAAAAAAGCGCTAGAAGACGCCGGTGCCGAAGTTCACATCGTGAGTCCAGAAGCCGTAAGTATCAAAGCATGGGATAAAGACAAATGGGGAGATACTTATAAAGTAGATAAGCAAGTTTCTGAGGTATCTGCTTCAGATTATAATTCGTTGATGTTACCTGGAGGCGTTATGAATCCAGACCAGCTGAGAATGAATAATGATGCGATAAGCTTTATAAGAGATTTCTTCAAGCAAGGAAAACCTGTAAGTGCTATTTGCCACGGTATTCAACCGCTTATCGATGCAGAGGTATTAAAAGGTAGAAAACTTACTTCTTACCCATCACTGAAAAAAGACGTAATGAACGCTGGAGGTAATTGGGTAGATGAAGAAGTAGTCGTAGACCAAGGTTTTACCACGAGTAGAACGCCTGACGACTTAGATGCTTTTAATGCAAAACTAGTAGAAGAAGTAAAAGAAGGTAAACACGATGAGCAACACGCGTAA
- a CDS encoding Lrp/AsnC family transcriptional regulator — MSRIDDIDKQILDVLIENTRTPFTDIAKRLNISAGTVHVRVKKMEESGIIHGSSLTVDYHQLGYTFIAYIGVFLEKTSQTQFVISRIKEIPYVTVAHITTGKFNIFCKIRAKDTTHAKKIIFMLDDIDGVSRTESMISLEESINDKKRLLHKVFQDL; from the coding sequence ATGAGTAGGATAGATGACATTGATAAGCAAATTCTAGATGTTCTTATTGAAAATACTAGAACCCCTTTTACAGACATTGCAAAAAGACTCAATATAAGCGCTGGTACCGTTCACGTAAGAGTAAAAAAAATGGAAGAGTCTGGTATCATCCATGGATCATCACTCACTGTGGACTATCATCAATTAGGTTATACTTTTATTGCATACATAGGTGTGTTTCTTGAAAAAACAAGCCAAACTCAATTTGTGATCAGTCGTATTAAGGAAATTCCGTATGTGACAGTAGCTCACATAACCACTGGCAAATTCAATATTTTTTGTAAAATCAGGGCTAAGGATACCACCCATGCCAAAAAGATTATTTTTATGCTCGATGATATCGATGGTGTGAGTCGTACGGAGAGTATGATCAGCCTTGAGGAAAGTATCAACGATAAGAAGAGATTACTCCACAAGGTTTTTCAAGATCTATAA
- the bshB1 gene encoding bacillithiol biosynthesis deacetylase BshB1, translating to MKLDILAIGAHPDDVELSCAGVLIKEQSRGKRTGVLDLTRGELGSKGSAEIRDHEAADAAKIMKLSVRENLAFADGFFSNDREHQMEIIKIIRKYRPEIVICNSPQDRHPDHGRGSDLASVSCFLSGLKRIKTELDGRQQEHWRPKQVYHYIQWLELKPDIVVDITGFIDEKIDAVQAYKTQFYNPDDKSEDTPISTKNFLNSIKYRSANYGRIIGTDYGEGFIAERYPAVDSLFDLI from the coding sequence ATGAAATTAGATATTCTAGCCATAGGCGCGCACCCAGACGATGTTGAATTAAGCTGTGCGGGCGTCTTGATTAAAGAACAGTCCAGAGGAAAAAGAACCGGTGTCCTAGATCTGACCCGTGGTGAATTAGGCTCTAAAGGGAGCGCTGAAATACGAGATCATGAAGCTGCAGATGCTGCAAAAATCATGAAACTGAGCGTGCGTGAAAACCTCGCATTTGCCGATGGGTTTTTCAGCAATGATCGGGAACACCAGATGGAGATCATAAAAATCATTAGAAAATACCGCCCAGAGATCGTAATCTGTAACTCACCACAAGATCGGCATCCTGATCATGGTCGAGGTAGCGATTTAGCGAGCGTGAGCTGTTTTCTATCAGGATTGAAAAGAATTAAAACCGAACTGGACGGTAGGCAGCAAGAACACTGGCGTCCTAAGCAAGTGTATCACTACATTCAATGGTTGGAACTTAAGCCAGACATCGTCGTTGACATTACGGGATTCATCGATGAGAAAATTGATGCCGTTCAAGCGTATAAAACCCAATTTTACAATCCAGACGATAAGAGCGAGGACACCCCCATTTCTACTAAGAACTTTCTCAATTCCATCAAGTATAGAAGCGCTAATTATGGCAGAATTATAGGAACTGACTACGGTGAGGGATTTATTGCAGAGCGTTATCCCGCAGTGGATAGTCTTTTTGACTTGATTTAA